The following are encoded in a window of Thunnus albacares chromosome 17, fThuAlb1.1, whole genome shotgun sequence genomic DNA:
- the LOC122967742 gene encoding kinetochore-associated protein DSN1 homolog has translation MAEKHPEIGQKGCGNVAVADTQNEVNSVTPKRCSSTSPESAPPHKSPRTDVQSPTKQTPDAGEGHPDTDKQEMHTENTEGHTSPSGSPTARRKSWRRATLTRRSLPALPNPYQILCRSISTSLSQQERLEKLMEASMRLAIERTQNLLQSVPNSSPESFQKQVEHMQKEWGCLAKSIQIEPHQLPASAARSSDPAAQKALEKIQKATNRLQAECESWEALLNKHRSKAEELERKVEKGQKRGVSLDCTSVAQSSQYQFIQSKPDYHGLLSRQQPMLHTMEMIMDIQCKMVRELLSIKEQSQLLVKKTSGRLAAEAGFQALSPDLIRNLMAAPLSSATT, from the exons atggCGGAAAAACATCCAGAGATTGGACAAAAGGG TTGCGGAAATGTGGCCGTTGCTGATACTCAGAATGAG GTCAACTCAGTGACACCCAAAAGGTGTTCATCCACAAGCCCCGAGTCAGCCCCTCCACACAAATCTCCCCGTACCGACGTCCAGTCACCCACCAAACAGACACCAGATGCAGGAGAGGGACATCCAGACACAGATAAACAAGAaatgcacacagaaaacacGGAGGGACATACAAGTCCATCTGGCAGCCCCACTGCACGGAGAAAATCCTGGAGGAGAGCCACCCTAACCCGACGCTCTCTACCTGCCCTTCCCAACCCATATCAGA ttTTGTGCAGGAGCATAAGTACATCCTTATCACAGCAAGAGAGGCTGGAAAAATTGATGGAGGCTTCAATGAGG CTGGCAATAGAAAGAACTCAAAATTTGCTCCAGTCAGTACCGAATTCCTCACCGGagtcttttcaaaaacaag TTGAGCACATGCAGAAGGAGTGGGGTTGTCTGGCCAAAAGCATTCAGATTGAACCACATCAACTTCCTGCAAGTGCAGCAAG ATCTAGTGATCCTGCAGCGCAGAAAGCCCTGGAAAAAATCCAGAAAGCCACCAACAG gCTTCAGGCTGAATGTGAATCTTGGGAAGCACTGTTGAACAAACACCGGAGTAAGGCAGAGGAGTTGGAAAG GAAAGTGGAGAAGGGCCAAAAGAGAGGTGTATCATTAGACTGTACATCTGTGGCCCAGTCCTCACAGTACCAGTTCATACAGAGCAAACCTGACTACCATGGTCTCCTCAGTAGACAACAACCCATGCTTCACACTATGGAAATGATT ATGGACATTCAATGTAAGATGGTCAGAGAACTTCTGTCTATCAAGGAGCAGTCACAGTTATTGGTGAAAAAGACAAGTGGCCGATTGg CTGCAGAGGCAGGATTCCAGGCTCTTTCACCGGACCTCATCAGGAACCTGATGGCAGCACCTTTATCATCTGCAACTACATAG